Proteins found in one Venturia canescens isolate UGA chromosome 8, ASM1945775v1, whole genome shotgun sequence genomic segment:
- the LOC122414911 gene encoding uncharacterized protein, with product MPLRYEDYVSPSDPWPIPDIWVEVTDGERRVYLIYDDVTPELLTTPEKKIVPSYRRGATDFETRQIAARSRALSKRRKAKKTSRKRTSEPSAWTDIIFKKSKIMQDAEKQEETRKKLKWRLIPVDLDSPRPPNIQQLENELKRVALLESDEEEELDPRKKKRIEAK from the exons ATGC cgcTTCGATATGAGGATTATGTCTCTCCATCCGATCCCTGGCCAATACCAGATATTTGGGTAGAGGTGACGGATGGAGAAAGACGGGTATATTTAATTTATGACGACGTCACCCCCGAGCTTCTGACTAcaccggagaaaaaaattgtgccgaGTTATCGGCGAGGGGCCACTGATTTTGAAACTCGTCAAATAGCAGCTCGTTCGCGAGCACTTTCAAAACGAAGGAAGGCGAAGAAGACCAGCAGGAAAAGAACATCGGAGCCTTCCGCTTGGACAgacataattttcaaaaaatcaaaaattatgCAGGATGCTGAAAAACA GGAGGAAACGAGGAAGAAATTAAAATGGAGGCTCATACCCGTTGATCTCGATTCTCCGCGCCCTCCGAACATTCAGCAGTTGGAAAATGAGCTCAAGAGAGTGGCTCTCTTGGAGAgtgatgaagaagaagaattaGACCC GAGAAAGAAGAAGCGAATCGAAGCAAAATAA